A stretch of Coccidioides posadasii str. Silveira chromosome 2, complete sequence DNA encodes these proteins:
- a CDS encoding uncharacterized protein (EggNog:ENOG410PJXA~COG:K~BUSCO:2907at33183) has product MHGSYLPSQPTQAKQPILYSSPSLTSDGQPGAAARESSLKHSPLSPDRPGNGLKISHLLYNSASPGTPPALSSSYPNAQPYSRPSSGPGQPPPPPLLIGARHPQDPVVEATNISVGHVVPAAQQPHKRAYRQRRKDPSCDACRERKVKCDASESSSCTECSNRNVRCLFTKETNRRMSSIKQVQDLERQLAQAKQQLHQLRMGLPKPDDHDYDMSDGTPKIPEIGCRPHRINTPSAKYNFAGVCSKMRQYGQGLINFPLTPSYTRYQSPLTSDFPSLPPKNVADVLLRHYFSSIHSIFPILHWPALLDDYDRIYRAGSLRGVPRGWASVFFAVLACGSLHSLDPALIVKGKEYIQTSFSLTDLWQDSFSVDPARAAMLISLFLYENNLKSASWVWLGCAVRIAQDLGLHIESGSWAPLDAEMRRRIWWSLYAWERTLVLELGRPLMIHDEDCDTELPSAIEEHLISEGAPAPPEPRTTPLLATIHVLRSASQLAKALKSQVISPETLEKFECHFRMCLGSFPPEYSVNSNQYLDPQSLPPIICLQNTRLVLHRHNVSPACSPEMRRTALEQCLAVAHDTTRILTRCMRSPGSLDSSGPGTGEWRYLLAAAANTVLCTHIWRCILLLLFKAEFSAALVCIQASAAIGDVRTVNNAAGRYISFFLKCLLEKQQHGEIMHLERDEEILAYVSADLQARIDGSWVWQNSENQSPLTATPPPTSSPSSTASPVRGRFVDPPRSEPSRKDECDQDWEGWEWLEQTTQMLLSKQQRQRQVSATETKRSFFIEPKLDRPVESLSGSQTSHTSNSKMTIASII; this is encoded by the exons ATGCACGGCTCATACCTCCCATCGCAGCCGACTCAGGCAAAGCAGCCAATCCTATACAGCTCGCCCTCCTTGACTTCCGACGGTCAACCGGGTGCTGCAGCCCGTGAATCTTCGCTTAAGCACAGCCCTCTCTCCCCAGATCGGCCTGGTAATGGACTCAAGATCTCCCACCTTCTTTATAATTCTGCGTCCCCGGGGACTCCTCCAGCGCTCAGCTCATCCTATCCGAACGCACAACCGTATTCCCGGCCTTCCAGCGGACCTGGCCAACCGCCTCCGCCTCCATTGCTAATTGGTGCACGTCACCCACAAGATCCAGTCGTGGAAGCCACAAATATATCCGTTGGCCATGTGGTTCCCGCGGCCCAACAGCCTCACAAACGAGCATATAGACAGCGAAGGAAAGACCCCAGCTGCGATGCGTGTCGCGAGCGAAAAGTCAAG TGCGACGCCTCCGAATCCTCAAGCTGTACGGAATGCTCGAACCGCAACGTGAGGTGTCTGTTCACCAAGGAAACCAATAGGCGCATGTCTTCTATAAA ACAGGTCCAGGACCTTGAACGGCAGCTAGCGCAGGCAAAGCAGCAATTACATCAACTTCGCATGGGATTGCCAAAGCCTGATGATCATGATTACGATATGAGCGATGGAACCCCAAAAATTCCCGAGATTGGTTGTCGACCACACCGCATCAACACTCCAAGCGCGAAGTACAACTTTGCGGGTGTATGCTCGAAAATGCGACAGTACGGCCAGGGACTGATCAACTTCCCCCTCACCCCGTCATATACTCGATATCAATCTCCGTTAACGTCCGATTTCCCATCTCTACCGCCGAAGAATGTGGCCGACGTCCTCTTAAGGCACTACTTCTCCTCCATACACTCAATCTTCCCAATCCTTCACTGGCCAGCCTTGTTGGACGACTACGACAGAATATATCGCGCTGGCTCCCTTCGTGGTGTTCCACGCGGCTGGGCGTCTGTCTTTTTCGCAGTCTTGGCTTGCGGTTCTTTACATTCCCTAGATCCGGCATTAATCGTGAAAGGCAAAGAATATATTCAGACCAGCTTTAGCTTAACCGACCTGTGGCAGGACTCGTTCTCCGTAGATCCAGCCCGAGCAGCAATGCTAATCAGTCTATTCTTGTACGAAAATAATCTAAAATCGGCCAGCTGGGTTTGGTTAGGCTGCGCGGTGAGAATAGCGCAAGATCTCGGGTTGCATATCGAGTCAGGAAGCTGGGCGCCTCTCGATGCTGAGATGAGAAGGCGAATTTGGTGGTCCTTGTATGCCTGGGAAAG GACTCTTGTTTTGGAGCTGGGCCGGCCGCTCATGATCCATGACGAAGATTGTGACACCGAGTTACCATCTGCTATCGAAGAACATCTTATCTCAGAAGGAGCTCCAGCTCCGCCAGAACCCAGGACTACTCCCCTTCTTGCCACCATTCATGTTCTACGTTCTGCATCTCAACTCGCAAAAGCACTAAAGTCCCAGGTGATCTCTCCGGAGACTTTGGAGAAATTTGAGTGCCACTTTAGGATGTGTCTGGGGTCTTTCCCTCCGGAATATTCGGTTAACTCGAACCAGTACCTCGATCCACAGTCACTGCCCCCGATTATATGCCTTCAAAACACCAGACTAGTCCTCCATCGCCACAACGTATCGCCTGCTTGTTCTCCCGAAATGAGACGCACTGCCCTTGAACAATGTCTAGCTGTTGCCCATGATACCACTCGCATATTAACACGTTGCATGCGTTCTCCAGGCTCTTTGGATTCTAGTGGACCTGGGACTGGAGAGTGGCGCTATTTACTTGCGGCCGCGGCAAATACGGTTCTTTGTACGCACATATGGCGCTGTATCCTTCTCCTCCTATTCAAAGCCGAATTCTCTGCTGCATTGGTATGCATCCAAGCCAGCGCTGCGATTGGCGACGTACGAACCGTGAACAACGCGGCTGGGCGCTACATCTCATTCTTTCTGAAATGCCTGCTAGAAAAGCAGCAGCATGGGGAAATCATGCATTTGGAGCGCGATGAAGAAATCCTAGCATACGTTTCTGCTGACCTCCAAGCCCGGATCGATGGCAGTTGGGTATGGCAGAATAGCGAGAATCAATCACCGCTCACAGCTACTCCGCCGCCCACTTCTTCTCCGTCGTCGACTGCATCGCCAGTACGGGGTCGATTCGTAGACCCACCAAGAAGTGAGCCTTCGCGCAAAGATGAATGTGATCAGGACTGGGAGGGTTGGGAGTGGCTTGAACAAACGACTCAAATGCTTCTGTCGAAGCAGCAGCGGCAGCGGCAGGTTTCTGCAACGGAAACTAAAagatctttctttattgaaCCGAAGCTGGATCGTCCTGTGGAGAGCTTGAGCGGATCACAAACAAGCCACACCAGTAATTCAAAAATGACGATCGCGAGTATTATATGA